The window CGCGGTTGCCGCTTGTGCGTGGGGCTGCCGCTTGTACGCGATTGCTGGGCTACCGCTTGTGTGCAGCCGCTTGCGGTAGTTCTAGCCTTCGCGTGGCTGTTGTCGCCATGGCGTTGCCGCTGCGAGGTTGCCACTACTCGCACGCGACCGCCGCATGGGCGCGGCCTTCCAGCGCGCACGGCTGCCGCCGAGGCTCTCTGCCCGCGTGCGGCCACTGCAAGGACGGGTTCCACCCGCGTACGGCCTGTTGTCGCATGGGCACTGTGATGCCCGCTTACGGTGGTTGCATGTGCTGTGGTGTGCATGCTGCCCAGCATAGCCGCAGATTCGTAGTAAGGTCGACGATGACCATTGTTGCTTAGCAattcttggaagataaaggtaattcATGCATCGTAAACAAATTAACAGATCTGATACATTTGATTTCaaaaacctagctctgataccaattataagcataaaaatatataattatactaTATCTGAAATGCAAAAATAACTTTTCTGCTAGGATTGGAATcaaatgcatagatctaattattacgatgcatacctttcgaTGTCATCTGTTCAGAGATCCCGTTTAATCTGCTAAACATCGTCTTTGATCCaaacaccgtctttaatccaagatcggcACCGTCTTTAATTCAAGATCGCTACGGAATATGCAAGgagtagatcctttctcctctcttcctatcctttcacatgaCCCACTAAGATTGTGAGGTCCTatccttttataggcgagagcaagtCTACGATAGGATCTTAGGAGATTTCCTCCTATCAAAGTTATCTCCCGAGGAATCGTTGATTTCtattctattggctaaaatatttcaacagaacccaattaattatattatatatcttatctaattataaaaatatcacaaAAACCTAACACATATCAAATAAAAATTGATGATTAGCGAAGAAATAGTTACTATCCTCTTTAACAAACTAtcaacaaaatttattttttatttaaaaaatatatttgagtttTCTCATGTTAAATTCtttcatatatttatataaaaaaaaaaaacaagggtgATCAGACGAGCTGACTGACTGACTAGACACGGGGTCCAATTGTAATTTTTTGCTCGTTAATTAAAAAGCATGGGAGGTTGTGTTTTGTAAGATGCCCTTTCCGCTTTGTGTTTTGTGTTTTGATGATGAGCAATCCAACGGTTGTTTCTGACAGTCAGCAGTAATTTTATTTTCTGTCTTAATGAAAAAAATGGATAAtcgaaaaattaatttatttctcGGAGATATCAAACCTCCAAAACTGACACTATCCACGGCCAACAACATAAGAAAGATTCCCTCCCTGGTTTCGGAATGACGACGACTGGCATCCACCACGATCAAACTGTGCTTCTTTCGTTCCTACGTTAATCCAACGGATAACACAGTTAATTGCAAGCAAACTATAATACGATAATTTGCAGCGTCTAATTATTACCTAAATCAAATTAGTGCGTGCAATCCTCCCACATTTAAATCCGTTAACATGACGTATTATTACCCGCTCCGTTAACATCATGACGTATGATTTGAATCCCATCTCCATCGGGTTTTATACTCACTCACCTATCTGGTCTTGTATCGTGCGGTCGTCCTGCCTCCGGCCATGCTCGCCATTACCCTTTTATCCTCGACCCCAAACCCCTCTCTCGAGGTGCACACTACGGAGGAAAGATGAAGTGCTGTTGTTTAGGCATTTCCAACCTGCcaccctccttctcctcctcctcctccgttttGTCTGGCAAATGCCGCTTCCGGTTCCACTACTATTACTCTCCGCCATACAAGAGACCGGTGAGGTTTCGTGGCTTCCATGCCCTCCGTTGCCACAAGATGTACGTCCCTGGTAATCTTCCGTCTCTCTGTCTTTCTTTTATGTTTCTTTCCTCCTCGTTTTCCTTTGATTTGCTTTCAGCGATTCTTCCGGCATAATTTGATGGGTTGGACTACGGTCTGTAGGATTTGGGGGGGCTTCGCCGGAATCAAAGGCCGCAAGAAATCTCCAGGATTTCTTCACTTACGCCGCCGTTAAGATTGTTCTGGCTCAGCTCGAGGTTGTTTTCTCTCTATTTTTTCGCCTTTAATACTAAATACTGTATGTGAAATACACCGTCCGCCTGCAGACAAATTTTATCTGTCCTATGAAAGAAGAAAATCAATTACTTCATTTTCATCTACTCAATAAAATCAAAAGTAGTCACAGATGCTTGCTATCTGATGTACTTGGTCCTGTTCTTCTTTTTCTGTTAGTCTATTGTGATTTTTGTCGATGACAGAAATCACAGGATTTCTCTGTCAAACAGTTACTCATCGATTGGTTGACTTGTGCTTGCTCAATTACATATCTTCTTACCAGTTGTACCAATCTAATCTGAAGTTGCAGCCTAGGCTTTTTGTGGACAATCAATTCTACGGAAATGTTTTGTTACCTCTAGGTTATACTTCTCATGTGTTCTGATCAGTTTTCTAttgctttttttcccttttttactaattttttcttGGTGTTTCTTTCTATTCTGAACTGAGGAGCAGAGATATGTATTTAATAGGTTAATTTATAACTTCTTGGTTTTGGAGCAAAGGTTTTATTTTTATGTCCCCAGAAATTATTGCCTAGACTTCAACCATGGTGGATGTATCTATACGTCAGTTTTAGGTCCTTCCATTCTGAGTTACCCTTTACTAGAACTTGAATTCCCCTACTGCTATCACAGTGTCACTTTTTTCTTACAACATCAAGTTGGTATCGATGTGTTATACAAGC of the Musa acuminata AAA Group cultivar baxijiao chromosome BXJ3-2, Cavendish_Baxijiao_AAA, whole genome shotgun sequence genome contains:
- the LOC103969013 gene encoding chaperonin-like RBCX protein 1, chloroplastic, coding for MKCCCLGISNLPPSFSSSSSVLSGKCRFRFHYYYSPPYKRPVRFRGFHALRCHKMYVPGFGGASPESKAARNLQDFFTYAAVKIVLAQLESYNPEAYQELTEFISHNSLNDGDMFCRRLMRESPRHKSLALRILEVRSAYSKKDFEWDNLKKLAFKMVDESNTRLMREYVTETSHLENEQ